From Mytilus galloprovincialis chromosome 9, xbMytGall1.hap1.1, whole genome shotgun sequence, the proteins below share one genomic window:
- the LOC143044966 gene encoding uncharacterized protein LOC143044966: MDEKSYKCHICGLGFKQSGNLYSHKRTHTGEKPYKCDVCDKGFSQRSNLQRHVKTHSDDKPYTCDECGKQFIQSVHLEVHMRLHSGEKPYQCEVCSKGFCRNGDLTIHMRTHGTEKARRIMCEICGKECSRKDVLQKHMRTHTGEKPFMCVVCGKEFNQRGNLKAHMSQHTGEKPYACAICGKSYYLNCILTKHMKKHSDEKPYECDVCGKGFKENWNLQKHVKIHTDEPVEKHVEIHAEEPIETLVKMHTDEPVEKHISEMHMIAPQ, translated from the coding sequence atgGATGAGAAATCCTATAAATGTCATATATGTGGGTTAGGGTTCAAACAGAGTGGAAATTTATATTCACACAAAAGAACACATACTGGcgaaaaaccttacaaatgtgatGTCTGTGATAAAGGTTTTAGTCAGCGGAGTAATCTTCAGAGACACGTAAAAACACATAGTGACGACAAGCCTTATACGTGTGATGAATGTGGTAAACAATTTATTCAAAGTGTCCATTTAGAAGTTCATATGAGACTACATTCGGGTGAAAAACCTTATCAATGTGAAGTTTGTAGCAAAGGATTTTGTCGAAATGGCGACTTGACGATACACATGAGAACACACGGTACAGAAAAAGCACGGAGAATCATGTGTGAAATTTGCGGGAAAGAATGCAGTCGAAAAGACGTCCTACAGAAACATATGAGAACACATACGGGTGAAAAACCATTCATGTGTGTAGTATGCGGTAAAGAATTCAATCAGCGTGGAAACTTGAAAGCTCACATGAGTCAACATACCGGTGAGAAACCGTATGCGTGTGCAATATGCGGTAAAAGCTATTATCTGAATTGCATCTTgacaaaacatatgaaaaaacaCAGCGACGAAAAACCTTACGAGTGTGACGTATGTGGTAAAGGCTTTAAGGAGAACTGGAATCTACAGAAACATGTTAAAATACATACTGATGAACCGGTAGAAAAACATGTTGAAATACATGCCGAGGAACCAATAGAAACACTGGTTAAAATGCATACTGATGAACCGGTAGAAAAACACATCAGCGAAATGCACATGATTGCTCCTCAGTAG